Genomic DNA from Budorcas taxicolor isolate Tak-1 chromosome 5, Takin1.1, whole genome shotgun sequence:
ATGCTAGAACAAGAGACACATGGTCCCAGGACAACAGAGATTCCCCAAAGGGAGTGTCTGGGTCAGTAAACAATAAGAGGACTCCAACAATGTGGTACGGAGCCCAGCAGACAAGGaagacaaccaccaccaccagagccACTCTCAAGAGTTTGCTCCGAGACTTGGTGAAGCGGCTCCGACGCAATTTTAAGATAATGAGGCTGTAACAGGCCACCATGATGATAAAGGGCAACAGGAAACCCACCACTAGCCTACTGATGGTTATGGCTACCTGGGGTGTTGGCACTTGATGATCATATGCAAATTGGCTGAAATAATCATCCTGGAAACCTTGTGATAGCTCAGATGCGTTAGAAAAAAACCCTAAATCAGCAGGGAAAAAAGAATACGAGTTCTCCAAGGGGTGAGTTTGGTGATCTTCAATGGGAAAGTCACTGGAGAGTGTAGCTGAGACTCCATCAGCAGACTGAAATAAATCATAATGTGGTTGTTGAACAGATAATCTGGCTGGATCCGTAGGGAGTGAGTCTCTAGAAGTTCTTTGAAATTCTTTGGAGTGGAGGCCAGTGGTGGTTGCCCAAGGCCGATCCTTGGTTTGCAAAGAGAAGAAATCTAACCTGTCATCCATTTCTCCAGGCGGATCAGCAATGGAGCTGTCAAAAGACCCATTTTCCAGTAGATCAAGCGTGAAGTCTGAATAATCTAATGAGCCATGGTGACCAAAATTGTAGCCACACATACTCTGGTTGTCTATAGTGAACGTTTCCCGATATACAAACGCAGGTATGCACATTACCAAAGCCACCACCCAGATACAACCACAGATAGTGCTGGCTGTTCCCACGTTGCGATGATTCTGGCACCAGATTGGCCTGAGTACCAACAGACAGCGGTCCAGGCTAATGGCGGTCAGCAAGAAGACACTGGCAAACATGTTGAGGACGATGATGGAGGGGATGAGCTTGCATAGGAACCAGCCATAGGGCCAGCGTCCTTGGAGAACCAAGTGGACCAGGGAGAAGGGCAGGGAGAGGCAGCAGATGAAGTCAGCCAGGGTGAGATGGAGAAACCAAACTGTGTTCACTGTCCGTTGCATCTTTAGGCCAGCCACCCACAGTACCAGCCCATTGCCTGGCAACCCCAGTAGGAAAGTGACGCTGAGGATGACCATGGAGAGAATTGCGTGGGGTTCATCCCAGGCCTGTGAGTGTAGGTCAGTTGAATTGGTCTCAGCAGAGAAAGACTCCATTGCTCAAACTtctgtaaaaatataaacaaaaatattaaaactaaaaaaaagcaTATTCGTAGGATTCTAACTTAAAGATGGAGAGCCACAAAGACCCTAACACTggtttattttatattacttaACTTCACTTAACTTTTGAATTACTCAAAAACATACTCTGAAAGACAATGTAAAATCTACTGTactgacatagagaacagactgtggttgccaagggaaaggggagtattgggagtttgggattaacagatgcaaaccagTATATATAGGATagttaaacaacaaggtcctactgtatagcacatggaactgtatctaatatcctgtgataaaccataatggaacagaatatgaaaaagaaaatgtaagtgtataactgagtcactttgctttacagcagaaattaacacaacatggtaaatcaactatgtgctctgctaagtcgcttcagttgtgcctgactctttgcgaccctatggactgttagccctccaggcttcatctgtccatgggattctccactgaagaatattggattgggttgtcatgtcctccagattgtcatgccctcctcccgggaatcttcccgacccgagaatcaaacccttgtcctaaagtctcctgcataggcaggtgggttctttaccactagcgccacctgggaagcccttgatttcTTTACCACCCATCATtgctttcttatttgttttttatgaaTATAGCTTGGGTAAAATAGCTTGATTATTacacaaacagaaatcattcatgaagaaaattagaaaacataaacaagcaaaaataagaaaataaaaatattatataccaCTAGTCAGTGATTACtctcaaatatcttttaaaaaatatttttgtttatttggctatgtcaggtcttagttgcatgtgggatctttagttgcatcatgtgggatctagttccctgaccaggagttgaaccagggccccctgcattgggagggcaaagtcttatccactggaccaccagggagttcccacaCTTTTAGtatcttaatttgcatttttccggATCTTTATTCACATTCATATATGtgtactatatgtatatatattttttattaagaaaaatttaatgaaattagATTACACTGTGCATACTggtatttaaattgttttaactGTGTTGAAATAcaatggctcagttggtaaagaatcagtctgcaatgcaggggatgtgaatttgatcactgggtcaggaaggttcccctggagaagggaatggcaacccactccagtattcttgcctggagaatcccatggacagaggagcctggagggttacagttgGCTTgcagtgagtcagacatgaccgagccactaaaccaccaccaccacatgtaacaaaatttaccatcttaaccatttttaaggatACAGCTCagtagtgttgtttttttttacattattgtaCAGTCAATTTCTAGAAATTTCTCATCTTGTAAAGCTGAATatctctatcttttaaaaaacagctcCTCGCTTCCCTTTCCCCGAAGTCCACGGCAATCACCAGCCTCCTTTTGGTTTCTGTGCGTTTGACCActcttagttgttcagtcgttcagtcctgtgcagctctttgcaaccccatggactgcagcacgccaggcctccctgtccatcaccatctcccggagcctgctcaaactcatgtccattgagttggtaatgccatccaaccttctaatcccctgtcgtctccttctcctcctgccttcaatttttcccagcatcagggtcttttccagtgaatcagctctttgcatcaggtggccaaagtattggagcttcagcttcaacatcagtccttccaatgaatattcaggattgatttcatttcggattgactggtttgatctccttgcagtccaagtgattctcaagagtcttctccaacaccacagttcaaaagcatcaattctttggtgctccgttttgtttatggtccaactctcacatccatacaatgactactagaaaaaccatagctttggctagatggacctttgtcagcaaagtaatgtctctgctttttaatatgctgtctaggttggtcatagcaagcatcctttaacttcatggctgcagtcactgtccgaagtgattttgaaacccaagaaaataaagtctgtcactgtttccattattttcccatctatttgcaagatgtgatggaattggatgccataatcttcatttttttgaaagttgagttttaggccagctttttcactttcctctttcactttcattaagaggtgctttagttcctctttgttttctgccataagggtgatatcatcttcatatctggggttattgatatttctcccagcagttctgattctagcttgtgcttcacccagcccagcatttctcatgatgtactctgcatgtaagttaaataagcagggtgacaatacacagccttgaggtactccgttgccaatttggaaccagtctgttgttccatgtccagttctaaccgctgcttcttgacctgcatacaggaggcaggtaatgtggtctggtagtcccatctcttgaagaattttccacagtttcttgtgatccacagtcaaaggctttggcatagtcaataaagcagaaatagatgtttttctggaattctcttgcattttatatgatctaacagatgttggcaatttgatctctggttcctctgccttttctaaatccagcttgaacacctggaagttctcggttcacatactgttgaagcctagcttgaaggattttgagcattactttgcaagcgtgtggaatgagtgcaattgtgctgtagcctgaacattttttggcattgcccttgtttgaaattggaatgaaaactgaccttttccagtcctgtggccactgctgagttttccaaatttactggcatattgagtgcagcactttcacagcatcatctttcaggattgattACTCTAGATCCCCTGTATAGATGGAATCCTATAGCATTtgtctgtgactggcttatttcacttggcaaaaTATCCTCAAGGTTCATACATGTTGTAGTGTGTGTCagaattctcttcttttttaagacaataatattccactatatgtgtgtaccacattttatttatccactcatctgtcagtggacatttgagTTACTTCCACATTTTAGCTATTGTGGATGCTGTTGCTATGAACTTGGGTGTAAATGCATATTGTTTTATATAAACTGCTTTCTTTGATCACTTTTATCATTTAGCAGTCTCCATATTTACAGTAAGACTTACCTTGATGAATATTCAGACTTTATCCTCCCCCCTCATCCCCAAAATATCCCTTATAGCTGATTTGTCAACAGTTGTATCCAGTTAAGGATCCCACTTTGCATCAGGATATTTCTTAAGTCTTTTAAATTagcagcttttctttttcaagaatacTGGCTTGTCTGGGGGTCTGTTGTCCTCACCAGCTACTTCTTAGCCCTTTGTAATTAGTCTTCTATCCCATCACTCTGCTAAAACTGCCTCTAGAGAACAAATACAAGCATCTTTTCCTCTATCTTTATCCTCCACAATATCCCTATTACTTTACACTGGCTTCTTATCACTCTATTTCTCTTGGCCTCTATGACATAACACTtccctaattttcttttctttctttttttttttttttggctctgctgggtcttcgctgaGTCATGTGGGCTCGctggttgtggctcatgggcttagctgccctgtggcacgagggatcttagtttcatgaccagggattaaacccacctaccctgcattggaaggcaggttcttaaccactggactgccagggaaataaCTGTAATTTTTAACATTCCCATAAACATACCTTGCTTTATAGCTTTCCTGAACAACTCACTATTCCAAGTCAATGCCATTTTCTACTTCTTGGCGACTGCTGTTTACTTTGGTCTGGAATGATGTTCTCTGCTTTAACCTCCTCTTTCCTCCATTCTTAATCACTGTCTGTTGAAATCCTAGTTATGCTGAAATCCTAGTCATTCTTCAAGATCAAgctcaaatatattttccttgAAACCTCTCTTATAATCCCAATCATAATTTACTTCTTCAGCCTCCTaaactttgtgtgtgtatggtgggGTTTGAACCATTTTTTGTATTCTCCGTGCAATGGTGCATTTTGTTCTGCATTACAATTATTTTCATGGCTGTCTTGTCTATTATTCTAGTCTTAAGTTTcacaatggtaaaaaaaatcttatttctaaATGCTTACTCCACAGAATTTAGCACAATGCTTTGTAAGACGTAAGGATTAAAGGTTACTTGAATGGATGGATGTTCATACttggggtttcttttctttttctattaaattaaaactttaaattctTATTCGGTTAATTCAGTAAGGATGCTATCTCTTCTAActtccttcttttgttttctagttcCCAATTCTTATTGGCTATAACAGCATTTTATGTTTCCTTTGGTAGAAACCCAGAATACCATACGACTTGTTCTGCTGAGTTGACTAAATGCTAGCATAGGGATTAGCAGAAGttaaaataacaagaaaacaaaataacaaaaaggaAGAAGTGCTTCTCATTCTCCGTTCTGTAGCCTTGCTTATTCTAATATTTGAGTCCTGTCAGGCTCTCTTCCTTTGCTGTCGTGCATGGCAGCTACCTTGATCACCTGTCCTATACACATATTCACGCATTGATTCATAAAAtacagagagatggagagagtcaCAGAATTCAAGGGCTGAAAGAAAGTTAGCAattatttcttcttgtttctatttttattttgtagttttgGACACAAACTCAACAAATTAGGGGGCTTTTACGTAGTCACAACTAAGAGTGATCGCAAATCCTGGGTCCAATTATTATCAGGCCAAAACTCTTTTTACTACAAATAATCACATAACAGAAAAGCCTTTGGTATTGCTAACAGAGAAAGGCATCAAGAGCAGCACAGTAATAAAgaataataaggaaataataaagattgaaaagagaaaaattccaaTGCAAAGAAACTGAATCATCTGGCATGAGCTATACTTTAAATATCACATTTTGAAATCAAAGTGTATCTGAATCAGAATCTTAAAAATCTTTCAGTTCAAGGtaactttttatatttctccaaGTGTTTGGTTGAAAAGTAcctttgtatctatttttttttaagttttcaatacTGAATTGGTTTTGGTTGAAAAGtaactctctctctatatatttttaaattttcaatactGAATTGACCAATCAGAATTAAAAAGATAAGTAATATCCTGAAACTAAAATTCAGCTATAATAGGGAAAGAAAAGTAGATACCAGAATCAAATACTAATAACAGGATGACAGAATCAGTAGcagtaaagaaagaggaaaaaaataaaagagaaaaagagcgaaatgaaatagaaaaaatatatatattaagaaaaatagatAATCACTGATTTGGAAAATGGAACTATTGGGAAAACCTGGAATCAAAGATCAGAAGGAGAAACAGCCAGTTTAAGAGAGGGGAAAATGATGTAAAAATTCAATATTAGTTTCAGAATGAAATGTAAACAGCGAAGATAAATAGAACGTGGAAtagttagaaaatgaaaaaggtgGACATGggaataaagcaaaagaaataacagttggggaaagaaggggaaatagaaaataatgacCTTCAAACCATTATCTACAATGAAGAGAACAAGCTGGGCATAAGTCATCAGGTGCATCTAGGTTTCCTTACCAAAAACCCGAGACAATAGCTGAAGGCTTCTGCACAGGTCTGGAGGTCCCCACTTGTCCTGTCTGGTCCCTGCCCTTGACCACAGTCAGGTCCTGAAGTACAGTTAGGAACTTTGATGAGcgcctcctctttcctctctctcttcgtTTCTGATGATAAACCAAACCCAACACTTTCCACTACTATCTGACTCCACAGGAAGAGTTCCAAAGTGAGTCACTTCTGAATGTCTCAGATAAGAAACGTTAAAAAATAGAAGCGGAAGAGCATGGTTCTCAGAAGTTTTCAGCAGTACAGAGTGTGGTTGAAGAAAGCACTTTTGTACATGAACTTCCCACTTGATagggttttgcttttttgttttgttttagaaaatggtCCAGTGGTATATGAACGTGGGTGAGGAGTAACTAGGGGGAATGACCCTCACAACCCCATGTAATAAATCTCAACCAACATCTCTTATATGCTTAGTATGTGTCAAGGAATGTATCATGCAGAAATCAGAGTGTTTTGTATCATGCAAAAAACTATATTCTTATTTCTAAAGAGTCACAATCTGGTGTGAATATGCAcctatacaacaacaacaacaaatgctgtaATAACAATCCAGACCATAATGATAGAAGTAGCAGCAGAAGTAAAATACTGAATAGTAGAAAATAACAGTGGTGTATTTAGCCAGGGGCAATCTAGGAAAGTAGAATTAAGATCTTCGAAGGTCCTTCGAGATTTATGGGACTTCTCTCAAAAGAGGTGACAaactgttttacttatttatttgactgcactgtggcatgtgagctcttagtacccccaccaggaattgaacctgtgacccctgtagtggaagctccaagtcttaactactgagccaccaggggattccTAGTGACAAGCTGTTTGGAATGTTTAAATGGCACATagtggcatctggccccatcacttcatggcaaatagatggggaaacagtggaaacagtagccgactttatctttttgggctccaaaatcactgcagatggtgactacagccatgaaattaaatggtgcttactccttggaaaaaaagttatgatcaacctagacggcatattaaaaagcagagacattacttggccaacaaagctccgtctagtcaaggctatggtttttccagtggtcatgtatggatgtgctgctgctgctaagtcacttcagtcgtgtccgactctgtgcgaccccacagacggcagcccaccaggctcccccgcccctggaattcgccaggcaagaacactggagtgggttgccgtttccttcttcaatgcatgaaagtgaaaagtgaaagtgaagtaattcagttgtgcctgactcttaatgaccccatggactgcagcccatcatgcttctctgtccataaagaaagctgagtgctgaggaattgatacttttgaactgtggtgttggagaagactcttgagagtcccttggactgcaaggagatccaactagtccatcctaaaggagatcagtcctgggtgttcactggaagcactgatgttaaagctgaaactccaatattttggccacctgatgcgaagagcttattcatttgaaaagaccctaaagctgggaaagataaagggcaggaggagaagtggatgacagagaatgagatggttggatggcatcaccgactcaatggatgtgagtttgggtaaactctgggagctggtgatggacagggagtcctggtatgctgtggtccatggggttgcaaaaagtcagacacgactgagcaactgaactgaactgaactgagtcatctTGCTTTGAAAATTTGAGGTAATTAGAATTGTATTCTTCCTCCACATATCAACTTCAAATTTTTATGTGTATAAGCTATATTGTTGTGATTTATAAAATTGTCATtcttgattgttgttcagttgctaaattgtgtctgattctgagacgccacagactgcagcatgccaggcttccctgtcctctgtctcccggggtttgctcaaatcaagtccattgagtcagtgatgccatccaaccatctcaccctctgttgcctccttctcttcctgccttcctgccttcaaactttcccatcagggtcttttccagtgaatcagctgtttgcatcaggtggccaaagtactggagcttcagcttcagcatcagtccttccagtgaatattcatggttaatttcttttaggattgattggtttgatctccttgcattctcGATTGTTActgtaaaaatatagaaataaataaatgcagcaTAGTCAGAGTCTGGTGTGTGGGTGAGAGATTCAAACATTGGAAAACAGGCAGCAATCtagttaattaaattaaattagttaattagTTACTTGGATTAACTAATTCCCTGGATTAATTAGTTTCATCAGGAAGAAGTGCAGAAGAGGGAACTTGGTCAGTAATTTCTCCTTAAAGTAGACCTTGAATGCAATTTCCACTCACACCATCCTT
This window encodes:
- the C3AR1 gene encoding C3a anaphylatoxin chemotactic receptor; translation: MESFSAETNSTDLHSQAWDEPHAILSMVILSVTFLLGLPGNGLVLWVAGLKMQRTVNTVWFLHLTLADFICCLSLPFSLVHLVLQGRWPYGWFLCKLIPSIIVLNMFASVFLLTAISLDRCLLVLRPIWCQNHRNVGTASTICGCIWVVALVMCIPAFVYRETFTIDNQSMCGYNFGHHGSLDYSDFTLDLLENGSFDSSIADPPGEMDDRLDFFSLQTKDRPWATTTGLHSKEFQRTSRDSLPTDPARLSVQQPHYDLFQSADGVSATLSSDFPIEDHQTHPLENSYSFFPADLGFFSNASELSQGFQDDYFSQFAYDHQVPTPQVAITISRLVVGFLLPFIIMVACYSLIILKLRRSRFTKSRSKLLRVALVVVVVFLVCWAPYHIVGVLLLFTDPDTPFGESLLSWDHVSLVLASANSCFNPFLYALLGKDFRKKARQSMQGILEAAFSEDVTHSTSCPPNKTSFERNSISTVV